In Campylobacter mucosalis, a single window of DNA contains:
- a CDS encoding flagellar hook-length control protein FliK, giving the protein MDIASLNSQGINQTSIQSGSTPKQQGAIFKNQPPQQNISEQRVNDAIDSVDRLLNRVMNELGSSGGKTATIIEQAKDAKIAPNLANDLQALAKALDSSDEVAQNPALKELSLKLKEFLKPIADLKTIPLNEQIKSSGVMLEANLKEALNPQKFPASVQKLLSDIKNLSNQNLLNQIINLANDTTLDTKSSFFKLNEILQNEKANSIQILNSSSAKLLLLGVDKLDNMSKFLDKLNFNLSEKSANITPDSIKTQTSKISELISNLKQNLQNVSNEKLNQSSGFSANLKDFTKIAKGVEEALGRLNNVGNETDLIKAYTGLISKDSSDGSLQEKLSSAARRLAQTLNFIDQTASSAKSNLDELKLLTKQLNVATNDASSIETKSSSEISKTLNSDIKSTLLSLQDKANSLNNAQQISQMATKMLSQIELHQIVSSLSGGVQTYLPYVWDEVDDTKVAFKRGKKDKYYAQIDLNFKQYGQINILASLSDKRYIDVSIATAQKDFKDLIIANQKELKQAISAIGLMVSGFSIKVMPKNEIKERFKDFDGLEMGYDVRA; this is encoded by the coding sequence ATGGATATTGCTAGTTTAAATTCTCAAGGCATAAATCAAACCAGCATACAAAGTGGCTCTACGCCTAAGCAACAAGGCGCGATATTTAAAAATCAGCCACCACAACAAAATATAAGCGAACAGCGAGTTAATGACGCGATAGATAGCGTAGATAGGCTTTTAAATCGCGTTATGAATGAGCTTGGAAGTTCTGGGGGCAAAACAGCAACTATTATCGAACAAGCCAAAGACGCAAAGATAGCTCCAAATTTGGCAAATGATCTTCAGGCTTTAGCAAAGGCATTAGACTCTAGTGATGAGGTGGCTCAAAATCCGGCATTAAAGGAGCTTTCGCTAAAGCTAAAGGAGTTTTTAAAACCCATTGCTGATTTAAAAACAATACCATTAAACGAGCAGATAAAAAGCTCTGGCGTTATGTTAGAGGCAAATTTAAAAGAGGCATTAAATCCGCAAAAATTCCCAGCTTCTGTGCAAAAACTACTAAGCGATATTAAGAATTTATCAAATCAAAATTTGCTAAATCAGATCATAAATTTAGCAAACGATACCACACTTGATACAAAAAGTTCGTTTTTTAAGTTAAATGAAATTTTGCAAAACGAAAAGGCAAATTCCATACAAATTTTAAACTCGTCATCGGCAAAATTGTTGTTGCTTGGAGTTGATAAGCTTGATAATATGTCAAAATTTTTAGACAAGCTAAATTTTAACCTAAGCGAAAAATCAGCAAATATTACGCCAGACAGTATAAAAACTCAAACTAGCAAAATTTCAGAGCTTATTAGTAACCTAAAGCAAAATTTGCAAAATGTCTCTAATGAAAAGTTAAATCAAAGCTCTGGCTTTAGTGCAAATTTAAAGGATTTTACAAAGATAGCAAAGGGCGTAGAAGAGGCTTTGGGTAGGTTAAATAACGTTGGAAACGAGACTGACCTTATAAAAGCCTACACGGGATTAATAAGTAAAGATAGTAGTGATGGCAGTTTGCAAGAGAAGCTCTCAAGTGCCGCTAGAAGACTAGCTCAAACGCTAAATTTTATAGACCAAACAGCAAGTAGTGCAAAGAGTAATTTAGACGAGCTAAAGCTTTTAACAAAACAGCTTAATGTAGCTACAAACGACGCATCTAGCATAGAAACTAAAAGCAGTAGCGAGATCTCAAAAACGCTAAATAGTGACATCAAAAGCACACTTTTAAGTTTGCAAGATAAAGCAAATTCGCTAAATAATGCACAGCAAATAAGCCAAATGGCAACAAAAATGCTAAGCCAAATAGAGCTTCATCAGATAGTTTCAAGCCTTAGTGGTGGTGTGCAGACCTACTTGCCCTATGTTTGGGACGAGGTTGATGACACAAAAGTTGCCTTTAAACGCGGTAAAAAAGATAAATACTACGCCCAAATAGATCTAAATTTTAAACAATATGGACAGATAAATATATTAGCCAGTTTAAGTGACAAGCGATATATCGATGTGTCGATAGCTACGGCGCAAAAGGACTTTAAGGATTTGATAATTGCTAACCAAAAAGAGCTAAAACAGGCGATCAGTGCGATTGGACTTATGGTGTCAGGATTTAGCATAAAAGTAATGCCAAAAAATGAGATAAAAGAGCGTTTTAAGGACTTTGATGGTCTTGAAATGGGCTATGATGTGAGAGCGTGA
- the folD gene encoding bifunctional methylenetetrahydrofolate dehydrogenase/methenyltetrahydrofolate cyclohydrolase FolD — protein sequence MKIMDGKNLSAKVKAQIASDVAELKNSGVEPGLAVILVGEDKASKTYVSSKEKACMAAGIKSIMHRLSENTSENELLALINILNLDDSVDGILVQLPLPKHIDTNKILKAIRPEKDVDGFHAVNVGNLVSGLDSFVPCTPLGIMVMLKEYGIDLNGINAVVIGRSNIVGKPISSLLLNANATVTITHSKTKNLKEICASADLLVAAIGKPNFVTADMVKNGAIVIDVGINRLDDGRLVGDVDFNSVAPKCEFITPVPGGVGPMTIAMLLSNTLKSAKQRALKGVNL from the coding sequence ATGAAAATAATGGACGGAAAAAACCTTAGTGCCAAGGTAAAAGCACAAATCGCTTCTGATGTGGCAGAGCTTAAAAACTCAGGAGTAGAGCCTGGTCTTGCTGTAATCTTAGTGGGCGAAGATAAGGCTAGTAAAACCTACGTAAGCTCAAAAGAGAAAGCTTGTATGGCGGCTGGGATTAAATCAATAATGCATAGATTAAGCGAAAACACAAGCGAAAACGAGCTTTTAGCACTTATAAATATCCTAAATTTAGATGATAGCGTTGACGGAATTTTAGTTCAACTCCCGCTCCCTAAGCACATCGATACTAACAAAATTTTAAAAGCTATACGACCAGAAAAAGACGTGGACGGATTTCACGCTGTAAATGTTGGAAATTTGGTTAGTGGTTTAGATAGTTTTGTGCCTTGCACACCGCTTGGGATAATGGTAATGCTTAAAGAGTATGGCATAGATTTAAATGGTATAAATGCCGTAGTCATCGGACGAAGCAACATAGTTGGCAAGCCTATATCAAGCCTACTTTTAAACGCAAATGCAACCGTAACCATAACACACTCAAAAACTAAAAATTTAAAAGAAATTTGTGCTAGTGCCGACCTGCTTGTAGCAGCCATAGGAAAGCCAAATTTTGTCACAGCTGATATGGTAAAAAATGGTGCGATTGTGATTGATGTTGGCATAAATCGCCTTGATGATGGGCGTTTGGTTGGGGATGTGGATTTTAACTCAGTCGCACCAAAATGCGAGTTTATCACACCTGTTCCAGGTGGAGTTGGTCCAATGACAATTGCAATGCTACTTTCAAACACACTTAAATCAGCAAAACAACGAGCTTTAAAGGGTGTCAATTTATGA
- a CDS encoding membrane protein — translation MITEWLFTTALVCICIYLVVMVFYFKTLLKKERTTKDFMKNNLQDTEIVIRKLQIQLQRSLGNIDILTDELNKSKNDVTSLRTRNSQYRLENDKLRGRIRELEGKIEALL, via the coding sequence ATGATAACGGAATGGCTTTTTACAACAGCCCTTGTCTGTATATGCATCTATCTTGTCGTTATGGTATTTTACTTTAAAACTCTACTTAAAAAAGAGAGAACGACAAAAGATTTTATGAAAAACAACCTTCAAGATACCGAGATAGTCATAAGAAAACTCCAGATTCAGCTTCAAAGAAGTCTTGGCAATATTGATATTTTAACGGACGAGCTAAATAAGAGTAAGAACGACGTAACGTCGCTTCGAACTAGAAACTCTCAATATCGATTAGAAAACGATAAGCTTCGCGGTCGTATCCGTGAGCTTGAAGGCAAAATCGAAGCTCTATTATAA
- a CDS encoding FlhB-like flagellar biosynthesis protein, translating into MMKINKKKAVALGYNRAKDNAPKVLAGGSGEIANNILKLAKEHDIPIKEDPDLVEVLSKVEINQEIPQNLYKAVAEIFSFLYKMTNKK; encoded by the coding sequence GTGATGAAAATAAACAAGAAAAAAGCCGTCGCGTTAGGATATAACAGAGCCAAAGATAATGCACCAAAGGTTCTAGCTGGTGGTTCTGGAGAGATAGCAAACAATATCTTAAAACTAGCAAAAGAGCACGACATACCAATAAAAGAAGACCCAGACTTGGTAGAAGTTTTAAGCAAAGTTGAAATAAATCAAGAAATTCCGCAAAATCTATACAAAGCGGTTGCTGAAATATTTAGTTTTTTATATAAGATGACGAATAAAAAATAG
- a CDS encoding AtpZ/AtpI family protein, with product MAKIKDVVDVAEYLSLGISIVVAITIGVGLGFWLKSLTGLNFFIFFGLALGIAAAVLNVYKAYKHQIKSLDELKDENRYKQTNFDDDESEK from the coding sequence ATGGCTAAGATAAAAGATGTAGTAGATGTCGCCGAGTATTTAAGTCTTGGTATTAGTATAGTCGTAGCTATTACTATTGGCGTTGGGCTTGGCTTTTGGCTTAAAAGTCTTACTGGGCTAAATTTCTTTATATTTTTTGGACTAGCTTTAGGTATAGCAGCTGCTGTACTAAACGTTTATAAGGCGTATAAACACCAAATAAAAAGCCTTGATGAGCTTAAAGACGAAAATAGATACAAACAAACAAATTTTGACGATGATGAGAGTGAAAAATAG
- a CDS encoding DedA family protein, giving the protein MEAFFIELLKEYGYIILFIWCMLEGEMALIMAGILAHTTHMNVALAIFIAGLGGFAGDQVYFYIGRYNKKYITKKLHTQRRKFAIAHLLMKKYGSPIIFIQRYLYGLRTILPISIGLTRYDAKKFALINLISAWAWAAITIIPAYILGEHILTLLAKAKEHWYVAIPIAVCFLGSVIYAFKRFENNVLNKKKDIRKKS; this is encoded by the coding sequence ATGGAAGCATTTTTTATTGAACTTTTAAAAGAGTATGGCTATATAATTTTATTTATTTGGTGTATGCTTGAGGGTGAAATGGCACTTATTATGGCTGGAATTTTAGCCCACACAACACATATGAACGTAGCACTTGCCATATTTATAGCTGGACTTGGCGGATTTGCTGGAGATCAGGTCTATTTTTATATCGGTCGCTACAACAAAAAATACATAACAAAAAAGCTACACACACAAAGGCGGAAATTTGCCATAGCACACCTTTTAATGAAAAAATACGGCTCTCCAATAATCTTTATCCAACGCTATCTTTACGGGCTTAGAACGATTTTACCTATTAGCATAGGACTTACTCGCTACGACGCTAAAAAATTTGCACTTATAAACCTAATATCAGCGTGGGCATGGGCAGCGATTACGATAATTCCAGCCTATATCTTAGGCGAACATATCTTAACACTTCTAGCAAAAGCAAAAGAGCACTGGTACGTGGCCATACCAATTGCTGTATGCTTCCTTGGTAGTGTTATATATGCGTTTAAGCGTTTTGAAAATAACGTCCTAAACAAGAAAAAAGATATTAGGAAAAAATCATAA
- the lepB gene encoding signal peptidase I produces MKNFLKKAYEFSSSWTGTIIIVALVIFFIAQAFVIPSGSMKNTLLVGDHLFVKKFSYGIPTPRIPWLEIRVLPDFNGNDHLITGDAPKRDDIVVFRSKEDDKIHYVKRLFAVGKDEIIFSEKQTFLRPHEGDEFIKSNYKQEDLITINGRLFVREPYKHKGIHYDKNVNMFDIMVYALNSGKLAMKPVLVPEISPNQNYPFNAFYFKVPKDEFFMMGDNRDHSNDSRFWGSITYTNVVGKPWFIYFSWDKDYKIRWERIGRSIQSVQDSENLVDMAIKEDEIDGIY; encoded by the coding sequence ATGAAAAATTTTCTAAAAAAGGCATACGAATTTTCTAGCTCTTGGACTGGCACGATTATAATAGTCGCACTTGTTATATTTTTTATCGCTCAAGCGTTTGTAATCCCGTCAGGTTCGATGAAAAACACACTTTTAGTAGGCGATCATCTATTTGTTAAAAAATTTAGCTATGGGATACCAACTCCTAGAATTCCCTGGCTTGAGATTAGGGTTTTACCAGACTTTAATGGCAACGACCATTTAATTACTGGCGACGCTCCAAAACGCGATGATATCGTGGTTTTTCGCAGTAAAGAAGATGATAAAATTCACTACGTAAAACGCCTTTTTGCCGTTGGTAAAGATGAGATTATTTTTAGCGAAAAGCAGACATTTTTAAGACCTCACGAGGGTGATGAATTTATAAAATCAAACTATAAACAAGAGGACTTAATCACCATAAACGGCAGACTTTTTGTGCGTGAGCCATATAAACACAAGGGCATACACTACGATAAAAACGTAAATATGTTTGACATAATGGTCTATGCCTTAAATAGCGGAAAACTAGCGATGAAACCAGTGCTAGTGCCTGAAATTTCGCCAAATCAAAACTACCCTTTTAACGCATTTTATTTTAAAGTGCCAAAAGATGAGTTTTTTATGATGGGAGATAACAGAGATCACTCAAATGACAGCAGATTTTGGGGCTCTATAACTTACACAAACGTGGTTGGTAAGCCGTGGTTTATATACTTTAGCTGGGATAAAGATTACAAAATACGCTGGGAGCGTATCGGCAGAAGCATACAGAGTGTGCAAGATAGCGAAAATTTAGTAGATATGGCGATAAAAGAGGATGAGATAGATGGAATTTACTAA
- a CDS encoding c-type cytochrome — protein sequence MRHIVCLVLLCFCLFGADFITKSEHASMLYSNPRGIGCDKCHGKYGEGILISTYKHFNKKTKQLTQEELRTPAINDLEFDKFKNAILNPKSVMPTYFLTDEEMSLIYEYVKNLKDKKENLKKGKKK from the coding sequence ATGCGTCATATTGTTTGCCTTGTTTTGTTATGCTTTTGTCTTTTTGGTGCCGATTTTATCACAAAGAGCGAACACGCCAGTATGCTTTACTCAAATCCAAGAGGTATAGGCTGTGATAAGTGCCACGGAAAATACGGCGAAGGTATACTCATATCAACATATAAACACTTTAATAAAAAGACAAAGCAACTAACACAAGAGGAGCTTAGGACTCCTGCTATAAATGACTTGGAATTTGATAAATTTAAAAATGCCATACTAAATCCCAAAAGCGTGATGCCTACGTATTTTTTGACCGATGAAGAGATGAGTTTGATATATGAGTATGTTAAAAATTTAAAAGATAAAAAAGAAAATTTAAAAAAAGGGAAGAAAAAATGA
- the rpiB gene encoding ribose 5-phosphate isomerase B, with product MKVDKIFIASDHAGFEVKEQIKELLMGKFQVVDLGCDSKDISVDYPDFSHKMAQNLQKDDDFGILICGTGIGISIAANRHKNVRCALCHDVSTAKLSREHNNANVIAFGARVVGLSVIIDMLDAFFNTQFAGGRHQNRVEKINFGD from the coding sequence ATGAAAGTAGATAAAATTTTTATAGCTTCAGATCACGCAGGTTTTGAGGTAAAAGAGCAGATAAAAGAGCTTTTAATGGGCAAATTTCAGGTAGTTGATTTGGGTTGCGATAGTAAAGATATTAGCGTTGATTATCCTGATTTTTCACACAAAATGGCTCAAAATTTGCAAAAAGATGATGATTTTGGAATTTTAATCTGTGGCACTGGAATTGGAATTTCAATCGCTGCAAACCGCCACAAAAACGTGCGTTGTGCGTTGTGTCACGATGTCAGCACAGCAAAACTATCAAGGGAGCACAATAATGCAAACGTAATCGCATTTGGTGCTAGAGTTGTTGGGCTTAGCGTTATTATTGATATGCTAGACGCTTTTTTCAATACGCAATTTGCTGGTGGCAGACACCAAAACAGAGTAGAAAAAATAAATTTCGGAGACTAA
- the apt gene encoding adenine phosphoribosyltransferase, whose protein sequence is MKILNEQDKKYLLDSIRAINDFPKPGIVFRDITTLLNDQKAFSFLMQHLTERYRDYNLDFIVGIESRGFIFGAALASCLGIGFVPIRKPKKLPYITISQKYTLEYGVDEVQMHIDAFRDKKNAKVLLIDDLIATGGTAKASIELIRQTKAECVEACFLINLVELNGSREIEKLTKVYSVLEV, encoded by the coding sequence ATGAAAATTTTAAACGAACAGGATAAAAAATACCTACTAGACTCTATCCGTGCGATAAATGATTTCCCAAAACCCGGCATTGTGTTTCGCGACATTACGACACTTCTAAACGACCAAAAAGCGTTTTCATTTTTAATGCAACACTTAACAGAGCGTTATAGAGACTACAATCTTGATTTTATAGTAGGCATAGAAAGCCGTGGTTTTATCTTTGGTGCAGCACTTGCCTCGTGCCTTGGCATAGGTTTTGTGCCAATTAGAAAGCCAAAAAAGCTACCTTATATAACAATTTCACAAAAATACACACTAGAATACGGCGTAGATGAAGTTCAAATGCACATTGACGCATTTAGGGATAAAAAGAACGCAAAAGTGCTTTTAATAGACGATCTCATCGCAACAGGCGGAACAGCAAAAGCCTCCATAGAGCTTATACGCCAAACAAAAGCAGAGTGTGTTGAAGCTTGTTTTTTGATAAATTTAGTTGAGCTAAACGGCTCTAGAGAGATAGAAAAGCTAACAAAAGTATATAGTGTTTTAGAGGTTTAA
- the hemL gene encoding glutamate-1-semialdehyde 2,1-aminomutase: protein MTNKEAFALAKKYIPGGVDSPVRAFGSVGGEPFIVKNASGAYIYDIEDNRYLDFIQSWGPLIFGHCDKDIENSVFEAVKNGLSYGAPCENETKLASMIVSEFDDIEKIRFVSSGTEATMSAIRVARGYAKKDGLIKFEGCYHGHSDALLVKAGSGATTYGNASSAGVPNDVVKNTHLAIYNDIKSVENIFKNHQIGAVIIEPIAGNMGLVPSDAKFLKQLRELCDKFGAVLILDEVMSGFRASKHGSKPFYDVKADLITFGKVIGGGMPVAAFGGRAEIMDCLSPDGAVYQAGTLSGNPVAMAAGIASLSKIQNSPKLYEKLENLAKRLVDGFKNAANNAGVALQTDVRGSMFGFFFNENPVKNYDDALKSDTKLYAKFHRKMLEKGVYLAPSQFETGFICDAMSEVDIDFAINAAKEAFLEIKNG, encoded by the coding sequence ATGACAAATAAAGAGGCTTTTGCACTAGCTAAAAAATATATCCCAGGTGGCGTGGATTCGCCTGTTCGTGCATTTGGAAGCGTTGGCGGAGAGCCATTTATAGTAAAAAATGCAAGTGGTGCTTATATCTATGATATCGAGGACAATAGATATTTAGATTTTATACAAAGCTGGGGACCGCTCATATTTGGTCATTGCGATAAGGATATAGAAAATTCCGTATTTGAAGCTGTAAAAAACGGCTTAAGCTATGGTGCTCCTTGTGAAAATGAGACAAAATTAGCAAGTATGATAGTGAGCGAATTTGATGATATTGAGAAAATTCGTTTTGTTAGCTCAGGCACTGAAGCCACGATGTCTGCAATTCGCGTGGCACGAGGATATGCTAAAAAAGATGGTCTTATAAAATTTGAAGGTTGCTATCACGGACACTCTGACGCTCTTTTGGTTAAAGCGGGAAGTGGCGCGACTACTTATGGCAACGCTTCAAGTGCTGGAGTGCCAAATGATGTGGTTAAAAATACTCATTTAGCAATTTATAACGATATAAAAAGCGTTGAAAATATCTTTAAAAATCACCAAATCGGTGCTGTTATCATAGAGCCAATAGCTGGAAATATGGGACTAGTGCCAAGTGATGCTAAATTTTTGAAACAGCTTAGAGAGCTTTGCGATAAATTTGGTGCAGTGCTGATACTTGATGAAGTTATGAGCGGATTTCGTGCGTCAAAACACGGCTCAAAGCCATTTTATGACGTAAAAGCCGATCTTATTACGTTTGGCAAGGTTATAGGCGGTGGTATGCCAGTGGCTGCGTTTGGCGGCAGGGCGGAGATTATGGACTGCCTTAGCCCAGATGGCGCAGTCTATCAAGCAGGGACGTTAAGTGGCAACCCGGTTGCGATGGCGGCGGGAATTGCCTCGTTATCAAAGATACAAAATAGTCCTAAATTATATGAGAAGCTTGAAAATTTAGCCAAAAGGCTTGTGGACGGATTTAAAAATGCAGCAAATAACGCAGGAGTGGCACTGCAAACTGATGTTAGAGGCTCTATGTTTGGCTTTTTCTTTAATGAAAATCCAGTTAAAAACTATGATGACGCCTTAAAAAGTGATACAAAACTCTATGCGAAATTTCATAGAAAAATGCTAGAAAAAGGCGTGTATTTGGCACCTAGTCAGTTTGAAACAGGCTTTATTTGCGATGCTATGAGCGAGGTTGATATAGATTTTGCTATAAATGCGGCAAAAGAGGCGTTTTTAGAGATTAAAAATGGCTAA
- a CDS encoding site-2 protease family protein → MEFTNIAQQIVPLVLALVIAIVGHEIMHGWVAYKFGDHTAKNQNRLSINPIRHIDPIGTILVPAVLYFSSGLLFGWAKPVPVNMSVVIRNGGYKAGIFVALAGIFYNIFLAIFSIFILLHFGENFSEIVVKFFFILFSTNLFLGLFNLYPIPPLDGSKALIYVLLSLGFKDLANKIYSLERYGMIILIVILISPLSSYFFMPIRYVFKMFVGII, encoded by the coding sequence ATGGAATTTACTAATATCGCCCAGCAGATAGTACCGCTTGTTTTAGCCCTTGTTATCGCTATTGTAGGGCACGAGATAATGCACGGCTGGGTTGCTTATAAATTTGGCGATCACACGGCAAAAAACCAAAATCGCCTAAGCATAAACCCTATCCGTCACATCGATCCTATCGGCACAATACTAGTTCCTGCTGTTTTATATTTTAGTAGTGGACTTTTGTTTGGCTGGGCTAAACCAGTGCCTGTAAATATGAGTGTAGTTATCAGAAACGGCGGATACAAGGCTGGAATTTTTGTCGCCCTTGCTGGGATTTTTTATAACATTTTTTTAGCCATTTTTTCTATTTTTATTCTTTTGCATTTTGGCGAAAACTTTAGCGAGATTGTGGTTAAATTTTTCTTTATTTTATTTAGCACAAACCTATTTCTTGGACTTTTTAACCTCTACCCCATACCACCACTTGATGGCTCAAAAGCACTAATTTACGTGCTTTTATCACTTGGATTTAAAGACTTGGCAAATAAAATTTACAGCCTTGAACGCTACGGTATGATAATACTAATCGTGATTTTAATAAGTCCGCTCTCAAGCTACTTTTTTATGCCAATTAGATATGTGTTTAAGATGTTTGTTGGTATAATTTAA
- a CDS encoding SDR family NAD(P)-dependent oxidoreductase: MKKAALITGAFGGIGAALTEFCHIFGNEMIKNGSGKILNVSSMASFMPGPFLAVYYATKAYVTSFSQALFEELKDKNVSVSVLCPGAVKTGFVKNGNLKGVKAWAFAKDAYSVALCGYNAMQKGDLIAFNQGELKFASDFILPFLPRKTILKISRKVMEKKSEF; the protein is encoded by the coding sequence ATGAAAAAGGCAGCGTTAATCACAGGCGCTTTTGGTGGCATAGGAGCCGCCCTAACTGAGTTCTGCCATATTTTTGGCAACGAAATGATAAAAAATGGTAGCGGTAAAATTTTAAACGTTTCATCAATGGCAAGTTTTATGCCAGGTCCTTTTTTAGCCGTTTATTACGCTACAAAAGCCTACGTGACTTCGTTTTCACAAGCACTTTTTGAGGAGCTAAAAGATAAAAATGTAAGCGTTAGTGTGCTTTGTCCGGGTGCTGTTAAAACCGGTTTTGTTAAAAATGGCAATTTAAAAGGAGTTAAAGCGTGGGCTTTTGCAAAAGACGCATACTCTGTTGCACTCTGCGGATATAATGCAATGCAAAAAGGCGATTTAATCGCATTTAATCAAGGTGAGTTAAAATTTGCAAGTGATTTTATCTTGCCATTTTTGCCAAGAAAAACGATACTAAAAATTTCAAGAAAGGTAATGGAGAAAAAAAGTGAATTTTAA
- a CDS encoding MFS transporter yields the protein MASTKRTIKTMVPLFFSILLLFVGNGLVVSSCSTLLKQMQVSEIAIGLVNACFFVGAMISTIFSQSVIERTGHIRAFGVFTSIFGMCAILHNLSSNLYFWAFLRIMLGFCYYGLLVVAESWLNERAKNTIRSRVLAFYECVFYVGFASGILILGLSLDTTSIFIVSAVFILLSSIPLNLIRINPPKIRQKEPVSMPKIFSIVPLALVGSFVGGILMNGFFAMAGLFIMLQNFGAKEVSIFMTSAMFGGFVSQFFLGSFSDKFGRRPAIMLVCLVSFFASVGFLFFHQNIIAQYVLSFFLGAGVLCLYALSLARANDVLEQKSESIKVGRALLFSYSFGSLLSAIIMGVMMSIFGAFGFVYVYIVLLGFLFLFAMFQDTVPQKYRKDYEPHVIRTYSIDKEDE from the coding sequence ATGGCAAGCACTAAAAGAACGATAAAAACAATGGTTCCGCTGTTTTTTAGTATATTATTGCTTTTTGTTGGAAACGGACTTGTTGTAAGCTCTTGCTCTACGCTTTTAAAGCAGATGCAAGTTAGTGAAATTGCTATCGGTCTTGTTAATGCTTGTTTTTTTGTGGGTGCGATGATAAGCACGATTTTTTCGCAATCTGTCATCGAAAGAACCGGTCATATTAGGGCTTTTGGTGTTTTTACCTCTATTTTTGGTATGTGTGCGATACTTCACAACCTAAGTTCAAATTTGTATTTTTGGGCGTTTCTTAGGATTATGCTTGGTTTTTGCTATTACGGACTTTTAGTCGTCGCTGAGAGTTGGCTAAATGAAAGGGCTAAAAATACTATCAGATCACGCGTGTTGGCATTTTATGAGTGTGTATTTTATGTCGGTTTTGCAAGCGGGATATTAATACTTGGTCTAAGTTTAGATACCACGAGTATTTTCATAGTGAGTGCAGTTTTTATCTTGCTTTCAAGCATACCGCTAAATTTAATCCGCATAAATCCTCCAAAAATCCGCCAAAAAGAGCCAGTAAGTATGCCTAAGATTTTTTCTATTGTGCCACTTGCTTTGGTCGGCAGTTTTGTTGGCGGGATATTGATGAATGGCTTTTTTGCTATGGCCGGGCTTTTTATAATGCTTCAAAATTTTGGTGCAAAAGAGGTTTCTATTTTTATGACCTCTGCTATGTTTGGTGGTTTTGTATCGCAGTTTTTTCTCGGCTCTTTTTCTGATAAATTTGGACGCAGACCAGCTATTATGCTAGTTTGTTTGGTTTCATTTTTTGCCTCAGTTGGATTTTTATTTTTTCATCAAAATATCATAGCCCAATACGTTTTGTCATTTTTCTTGGGTGCTGGAGTGCTTTGCTTATACGCACTCTCTTTGGCTCGTGCAAATGACGTTTTAGAGCAAAAAAGCGAAAGTATAAAGGTCGGCAGAGCGTTGCTTTTTAGCTACTCTTTTGGCTCACTGCTTTCTGCTATCATAATGGGTGTTATGATGAGTATTTTTGGTGCTTTTGGTTTTGTTTATGTCTATATAGTGCTTTTAGGTTTTTTGTTTTTGTTTGCGATGTTTCAAGATACCGTTCCTCAAAAATATCGCAAGGATTACGAACCGCACGTTATTAGAACATACTCTATCGATAAAGAAGATGAGTAA